The Centroberyx gerrardi isolate f3 chromosome 24, fCenGer3.hap1.cur.20231027, whole genome shotgun sequence genome includes a region encoding these proteins:
- the ppp6r2a gene encoding serine/threonine-protein phosphatase 6 regulatory subunit 2a isoform X2 — MFWKFDLHTTSHIDQLLDREDVTLRELMEEDDVLQECKAQNRRLLLFLSQDHCMQELVSLITTEPPADLEERSRFKFPNIACELLTSDVSIMNDKLGGDESLLEMLYHFLEQDPPLNPLLASFFSKTIGNLIARKTEQVISFLRKKEGFIGLVLKHIDASAMMDLLLRLISCVEPAPLRQEVLNWLNEEKLIQRLTELIHTGKDEERQSNASQTLCDIIRLSRDQANQMQENVEADPLLAVLESQESVAGLLKTMFEGERSEASIVNGTQVLLTLLETRRSGLEGLMDLYSQGYERSYTVSSSILNAIEPHLKDFQQLLLDPPKKSAILTTVGVLEEPLGNARLHVARLVAALLQTSAPSICQELCNLATMDLLLDLFFKYSWNNFLHFQVELCVASILNHPSAEERPIPGLQNHDGKPAASSPEAQAEAEAGEPGRTSDPQTSIHNALVAHLFQKCRLVQRILDAWEENDKIQAEGGTRRGNMGHLTRIANMVVQNLEKGPVQAQIADLIKELPEDCRGRWESFVDETLRETNRRNTVELVSTHNMHSSSEDDDMESPFPNDLSLQQAFSDYQIQQMTANFVDQFGFNDEEFSEHDENINATFDRIAEINFNLDADDNSANAAAFEACCKERIRQFDDADEEEDIWEEKEINYATQVKSRTRFGVSHPSEGSSRSSLENGGRERDRGSESDEDEDSAQNVSDGGRREDGKDPHSPGWTASFGDSGGTAATQTPGGWDGSTGSGGDAQETGWANFTEFQPFCGTESGPRCSSPVDSGSSDTDKQAKQNHDKSAVSVSSGSWPVGEGRKAPLVASDSSSSGGSDSEEDDKTAAASSAPAAATAVASETASAHGNKKADLKSEESPVSLEKLSLSDPPKASEQPPAGDATTTQTDRKEETPPPQEVSVNGPV, encoded by the exons ATGTTTTGGAAGTTCGACCTGCACACCACCTCCCACATCGACCAGCTGCTGGACAGGGAGGACGTGACGCTGAGAGAgctgatggaggaggatgaCGTCCTGCAGGAGTGCAAGGCCCAGAACCGCcggctgctcctcttcctctcccaggaCCACTGTATGCAGGAGCTGGTCAGCCTCATCACCACAGAGCCTCCCGCcgacctggaggagaggagccgcTTCAA GTTTCCCAACATAGCTTGTGAGCTCCTGACCTCAGATGTGTCCATTATGAACGACAAGCTGGGCGGGGACGAGTCTCTTCTGGAGATGCTGTACCACTTCCTGGAGCAGGACCCGCCCCTCAACCCGCTACTGGCCAGCTTCTTCAGCAAGACCATTGGCAACCTCATTGCCAGGAAAACTGAACAG GTGATTTCGTTTCTGAGGAAAAAGGAAGGCTTCATTGGTCTGGTGCTGAAACACATCGACGCCTCAGCCATGATGGACCTGCTGCTTCGCCTCATCAGCTGTGTGGAGCCTGCCCCCTTGAGGCAGGAGGTCCTCAAT TGGCTGAACGAGGAGAAGTTGATTCAGAGACTCACAGAGCTAATCCATACTGGCAAAGATGAGGAG AGACAATCAAATGCGTCCCAAACGCTTTGTGACATCATCCGCCTTAGTCGAGACCAAGCCAATCAGATGCAGGAGAACGTGGAGGCTGACCCACTATTGGCTGTGTTAGAGTC gcaGGAGAGTGTAGCGGGGCTCCTGAAGACCAtgtttgagggagagaggagcgaggccTCCATCGTTAACGGAACTCAAGTGCTACTTACCTTACTGGAGACCAGGAGGTCTGG GTTGGAAGGGCTGATGGATCTGTATTCTCAGGGTTATGAAAGGTCTTACACTGTCAGCAGCAGTATTTTAAATGCCATTGAGCCCCATTTAAAGGACTTCCAGCAGCTTCTCCTGGATCCCCCCAAG AAAAGTGCAATATTGACGACCGTTGGCGTTCTAGAGGAGCCGCTGGGGAACGCCCGCCTTCACGTGGCCCGGCTGGTGGCCGCCCTGCTGCAGACCAGCGCCCCCAGTATCTGCCAGGAGCTCTGCAATCTTGCCACCATGGACCTACTACTG gatCTGTTCTTCAAGTACTCCTGGAATAACTTTTTGCACTTCCAAGTGGAGCTGTGTGTGGCGTCTATCCTGAACCACCCCTCTGCAGAAGAGCGGCCCATCCCGGGCCTCCAGAACCACGATGGGAAGCCTGCAGCATCGAGCCCCGAGGCccaggcggaggcggaggcggggGAGCCAGGCAGGACCAGTGACCCACAGACCTCCATCCACAACGCCCTCGTGGCACAT CTCTTCCAGAAGTGTCGGCTGGTACAGAGGATCCTTGACGCCTGGGAGGAGaatgataaaataca GGCGGAGGGCGGCACCAGGAGAGGCAACATGGGTCACCTGACCAGGATTGCCAACATGGTGGTGCAGAACCTGGAGAAAGGACCAGTACAGGCCCAGATCGCTGACCTCATCAAAG AGCTGCCAGAAGACTGCAGAGGTCGCTGGGAGAGCTTCGTGGACGAAACCCTGAGAGAGACGAACAGGAGGAACACAGTGGAGCTG GTGAGCACCCACAACATGCACTCCTCCAGTGAGGACGACGACATGGAGAGCCCCTTCCCCAACGACCTGTCTCTCCAACAG GCCTTCTCCGACTATCAGATCCAACAGATGACTGCCAACTTTGTGGATCAGTTTGGGTTCAATGATGAGGAGTTCAGCGAGCACGATGAAAATATCAA TGCCACATTTGACAGAATTGCCGAAATAAACTTCAATCTAGATGCTGATGATAATAGT GCCAATGCGGCTGCTTTTGAAGCCTGCTGTAAAGAGAGGATACGCCAGTTTGATGAcgctgatgaggaagaggacatttgggaggagaaggagataaACTATGCAACACAAGTCAAATCCAGAACAAG GTTTGGGGTGTCCCACCCCTCGGAGGGAAGCTCCAGGAGCAGCCTGGAGAACGGAGGCCGGGAGCGGGACCGCGGGTCTGAATCCGACGAGGACGAGGACTCTGCACAGAATGTCTCAGACGGAGGTAGACGGGAGGACGGCAAAGACCCACACA GTCCAGGCTGGACAGCGAGTTTCGGGGACTCTGGAGGGACTGCGGCAACCCAAACTCCAGGAGGGTGGGACGGCTCAACCGGGAGCGGAGGAGACGCCCAGGAGACGGGCTGGGCCAACTTCACCGAGTTCCAGCCTTTCTGCGG TACGGAGTCGGGTCCCAGATGCAGCTCTCCTGTGGACTCGGGCAGCAGCGACACAGATAAACAAGCGAAGCAAAACCACGATAAGAGCG cgGTCAGTGTCTCCTCTGGTTCGTGGCCGgtgggagaagggaggaaggctCCCCTCGTGGCCTCGGACAGCAGCTCCTCCGGGGGATCCGACAGCGAGGAGGACGACAAGACCGCCGCCGCTAGCTCCGCCCCCGCCGCAGCCACAGCCGTCGCCTCGGAAACGGCCAGTGCCCACGGCAACAAGAAAGCTGACCTCAAAAG CGAGGAGAGTCCAGTGTCTCTGGAGAAACTGTCTCTGTCGGACCCTCCTAAAGCCTCGGAGCAGCCGCCTGCTGGAGACGCAACCACAACACAGACTGATAGGAA AGAGGAAACGCCACCGCCCCAGGAGGTGTCGGTCAACGGGCCGGTTTGA
- the ppp6r2a gene encoding serine/threonine-protein phosphatase 6 regulatory subunit 2a isoform X4, producing MFWKFDLHTTSHIDQLLDREDVTLRELMEEDDVLQECKAQNRRLLLFLSQDHCMQELVSLITTEPPADLEERSRFKFPNIACELLTSDVSIMNDKLGGDESLLEMLYHFLEQDPPLNPLLASFFSKTIGNLIARKTEQVISFLRKKEGFIGLVLKHIDASAMMDLLLRLISCVEPAPLRQEVLNWLNEEKLIQRLTELIHTGKDEERQSNASQTLCDIIRLSRDQANQMQENVEADPLLAVLESQESVAGLLKTMFEGERSEASIVNGTQVLLTLLETRRSGLEGLMDLYSQGYERSYTVSSSILNAIEPHLKDFQQLLLDPPKKSAILTTVGVLEEPLGNARLHVARLVAALLQTSAPSICQELCNLATMDLLLDLFFKYSWNNFLHFQVELCVASILNHPSAEERPIPGLQNHDGKPAASSPEAQAEAEAGEPGRTSDPQTSIHNALVAHLFQKCRLVQRILDAWEENDKIQAEGGTRRGNMGHLTRIANMVVQNLEKGPVQAQIADLIKELPEDCRGRWESFVDETLRETNRRNTVELVSTHNMHSSSEDDDMESPFPNDLSLQQAFSDYQIQQMTANFVDQFGFNDEEFSEHDENINATFDRIAEINFNLDADDNSANAAAFEACCKERIRQFDDADEEEDIWEEKEINYATQVKSRTRFGVSHPSEGSSRSSLENGGRERDRGSESDEDEDSAQNVSDGGPGWTASFGDSGGTAATQTPGGWDGSTGSGGDAQETGWANFTEFQPFCGTESGPRCSSPVDSGSSDTDKQAKQNHDKSAVSVSSGSWPVGEGRKAPLVASDSSSSGGSDSEEDDKTAAASSAPAAATAVASETASAHGNKKADLKSEESPVSLEKLSLSDPPKASEQPPAGDATTTQTDRKEETPPPQEVSVNGPV from the exons ATGTTTTGGAAGTTCGACCTGCACACCACCTCCCACATCGACCAGCTGCTGGACAGGGAGGACGTGACGCTGAGAGAgctgatggaggaggatgaCGTCCTGCAGGAGTGCAAGGCCCAGAACCGCcggctgctcctcttcctctcccaggaCCACTGTATGCAGGAGCTGGTCAGCCTCATCACCACAGAGCCTCCCGCcgacctggaggagaggagccgcTTCAA GTTTCCCAACATAGCTTGTGAGCTCCTGACCTCAGATGTGTCCATTATGAACGACAAGCTGGGCGGGGACGAGTCTCTTCTGGAGATGCTGTACCACTTCCTGGAGCAGGACCCGCCCCTCAACCCGCTACTGGCCAGCTTCTTCAGCAAGACCATTGGCAACCTCATTGCCAGGAAAACTGAACAG GTGATTTCGTTTCTGAGGAAAAAGGAAGGCTTCATTGGTCTGGTGCTGAAACACATCGACGCCTCAGCCATGATGGACCTGCTGCTTCGCCTCATCAGCTGTGTGGAGCCTGCCCCCTTGAGGCAGGAGGTCCTCAAT TGGCTGAACGAGGAGAAGTTGATTCAGAGACTCACAGAGCTAATCCATACTGGCAAAGATGAGGAG AGACAATCAAATGCGTCCCAAACGCTTTGTGACATCATCCGCCTTAGTCGAGACCAAGCCAATCAGATGCAGGAGAACGTGGAGGCTGACCCACTATTGGCTGTGTTAGAGTC gcaGGAGAGTGTAGCGGGGCTCCTGAAGACCAtgtttgagggagagaggagcgaggccTCCATCGTTAACGGAACTCAAGTGCTACTTACCTTACTGGAGACCAGGAGGTCTGG GTTGGAAGGGCTGATGGATCTGTATTCTCAGGGTTATGAAAGGTCTTACACTGTCAGCAGCAGTATTTTAAATGCCATTGAGCCCCATTTAAAGGACTTCCAGCAGCTTCTCCTGGATCCCCCCAAG AAAAGTGCAATATTGACGACCGTTGGCGTTCTAGAGGAGCCGCTGGGGAACGCCCGCCTTCACGTGGCCCGGCTGGTGGCCGCCCTGCTGCAGACCAGCGCCCCCAGTATCTGCCAGGAGCTCTGCAATCTTGCCACCATGGACCTACTACTG gatCTGTTCTTCAAGTACTCCTGGAATAACTTTTTGCACTTCCAAGTGGAGCTGTGTGTGGCGTCTATCCTGAACCACCCCTCTGCAGAAGAGCGGCCCATCCCGGGCCTCCAGAACCACGATGGGAAGCCTGCAGCATCGAGCCCCGAGGCccaggcggaggcggaggcggggGAGCCAGGCAGGACCAGTGACCCACAGACCTCCATCCACAACGCCCTCGTGGCACAT CTCTTCCAGAAGTGTCGGCTGGTACAGAGGATCCTTGACGCCTGGGAGGAGaatgataaaataca GGCGGAGGGCGGCACCAGGAGAGGCAACATGGGTCACCTGACCAGGATTGCCAACATGGTGGTGCAGAACCTGGAGAAAGGACCAGTACAGGCCCAGATCGCTGACCTCATCAAAG AGCTGCCAGAAGACTGCAGAGGTCGCTGGGAGAGCTTCGTGGACGAAACCCTGAGAGAGACGAACAGGAGGAACACAGTGGAGCTG GTGAGCACCCACAACATGCACTCCTCCAGTGAGGACGACGACATGGAGAGCCCCTTCCCCAACGACCTGTCTCTCCAACAG GCCTTCTCCGACTATCAGATCCAACAGATGACTGCCAACTTTGTGGATCAGTTTGGGTTCAATGATGAGGAGTTCAGCGAGCACGATGAAAATATCAA TGCCACATTTGACAGAATTGCCGAAATAAACTTCAATCTAGATGCTGATGATAATAGT GCCAATGCGGCTGCTTTTGAAGCCTGCTGTAAAGAGAGGATACGCCAGTTTGATGAcgctgatgaggaagaggacatttgggaggagaaggagataaACTATGCAACACAAGTCAAATCCAGAACAAG GTTTGGGGTGTCCCACCCCTCGGAGGGAAGCTCCAGGAGCAGCCTGGAGAACGGAGGCCGGGAGCGGGACCGCGGGTCTGAATCCGACGAGGACGAGGACTCTGCACAGAATGTCTCAGACGGAG GTCCAGGCTGGACAGCGAGTTTCGGGGACTCTGGAGGGACTGCGGCAACCCAAACTCCAGGAGGGTGGGACGGCTCAACCGGGAGCGGAGGAGACGCCCAGGAGACGGGCTGGGCCAACTTCACCGAGTTCCAGCCTTTCTGCGG TACGGAGTCGGGTCCCAGATGCAGCTCTCCTGTGGACTCGGGCAGCAGCGACACAGATAAACAAGCGAAGCAAAACCACGATAAGAGCG cgGTCAGTGTCTCCTCTGGTTCGTGGCCGgtgggagaagggaggaaggctCCCCTCGTGGCCTCGGACAGCAGCTCCTCCGGGGGATCCGACAGCGAGGAGGACGACAAGACCGCCGCCGCTAGCTCCGCCCCCGCCGCAGCCACAGCCGTCGCCTCGGAAACGGCCAGTGCCCACGGCAACAAGAAAGCTGACCTCAAAAG CGAGGAGAGTCCAGTGTCTCTGGAGAAACTGTCTCTGTCGGACCCTCCTAAAGCCTCGGAGCAGCCGCCTGCTGGAGACGCAACCACAACACAGACTGATAGGAA AGAGGAAACGCCACCGCCCCAGGAGGTGTCGGTCAACGGGCCGGTTTGA
- the ppp6r2a gene encoding serine/threonine-protein phosphatase 6 regulatory subunit 2a isoform X3 — protein sequence MFWKFDLHTTSHIDQLLDREDVTLRELMEEDDVLQECKAQNRRLLLFLSQDHCMQELVSLITTEPPADLEERSRFKFPNIACELLTSDVSIMNDKLGGDESLLEMLYHFLEQDPPLNPLLASFFSKTIGNLIARKTEQVISFLRKKEGFIGLVLKHIDASAMMDLLLRLISCVEPAPLRQEVLNWLNEEKLIQRLTELIHTGKDEERQSNASQTLCDIIRLSRDQANQMQENVEADPLLAVLESQESVAGLLKTMFEGERSEASIVNGTQVLLTLLETRRSGLEGLMDLYSQGYERSYTVSSSILNAIEPHLKDFQQLLLDPPKKSAILTTVGVLEEPLGNARLHVARLVAALLQTSAPSICQELCNLATMDLLLDLFFKYSWNNFLHFQVELCVASILNHPSAEERPIPGLQNHDGKPAASSPEAQAEAEAGEPGRTSDPQTSIHNALVAHLFQKCRLVQRILDAWEENDKIQAEGGTRRGNMGHLTRIANMVVQNLEKGPVQAQIADLIKGVVCSFAELPEDCRGRWESFVDETLRETNRRNTVELVSTHNMHSSSEDDDMESPFPNDLSLQQAFSDYQIQQMTANFVDQFGFNDEEFSEHDENINATFDRIAEINFNLDADDNSANAAAFEACCKERIRQFDDADEEEDIWEEKEINYATQVKSRTRFGVSHPSEGSSRSSLENGGRERDRGSESDEDEDSAQNVSDGGPGWTASFGDSGGTAATQTPGGWDGSTGSGGDAQETGWANFTEFQPFCGTESGPRCSSPVDSGSSDTDKQAKQNHDKSAVSVSSGSWPVGEGRKAPLVASDSSSSGGSDSEEDDKTAAASSAPAAATAVASETASAHGNKKADLKSEESPVSLEKLSLSDPPKASEQPPAGDATTTQTDRKEETPPPQEVSVNGPV from the exons ATGTTTTGGAAGTTCGACCTGCACACCACCTCCCACATCGACCAGCTGCTGGACAGGGAGGACGTGACGCTGAGAGAgctgatggaggaggatgaCGTCCTGCAGGAGTGCAAGGCCCAGAACCGCcggctgctcctcttcctctcccaggaCCACTGTATGCAGGAGCTGGTCAGCCTCATCACCACAGAGCCTCCCGCcgacctggaggagaggagccgcTTCAA GTTTCCCAACATAGCTTGTGAGCTCCTGACCTCAGATGTGTCCATTATGAACGACAAGCTGGGCGGGGACGAGTCTCTTCTGGAGATGCTGTACCACTTCCTGGAGCAGGACCCGCCCCTCAACCCGCTACTGGCCAGCTTCTTCAGCAAGACCATTGGCAACCTCATTGCCAGGAAAACTGAACAG GTGATTTCGTTTCTGAGGAAAAAGGAAGGCTTCATTGGTCTGGTGCTGAAACACATCGACGCCTCAGCCATGATGGACCTGCTGCTTCGCCTCATCAGCTGTGTGGAGCCTGCCCCCTTGAGGCAGGAGGTCCTCAAT TGGCTGAACGAGGAGAAGTTGATTCAGAGACTCACAGAGCTAATCCATACTGGCAAAGATGAGGAG AGACAATCAAATGCGTCCCAAACGCTTTGTGACATCATCCGCCTTAGTCGAGACCAAGCCAATCAGATGCAGGAGAACGTGGAGGCTGACCCACTATTGGCTGTGTTAGAGTC gcaGGAGAGTGTAGCGGGGCTCCTGAAGACCAtgtttgagggagagaggagcgaggccTCCATCGTTAACGGAACTCAAGTGCTACTTACCTTACTGGAGACCAGGAGGTCTGG GTTGGAAGGGCTGATGGATCTGTATTCTCAGGGTTATGAAAGGTCTTACACTGTCAGCAGCAGTATTTTAAATGCCATTGAGCCCCATTTAAAGGACTTCCAGCAGCTTCTCCTGGATCCCCCCAAG AAAAGTGCAATATTGACGACCGTTGGCGTTCTAGAGGAGCCGCTGGGGAACGCCCGCCTTCACGTGGCCCGGCTGGTGGCCGCCCTGCTGCAGACCAGCGCCCCCAGTATCTGCCAGGAGCTCTGCAATCTTGCCACCATGGACCTACTACTG gatCTGTTCTTCAAGTACTCCTGGAATAACTTTTTGCACTTCCAAGTGGAGCTGTGTGTGGCGTCTATCCTGAACCACCCCTCTGCAGAAGAGCGGCCCATCCCGGGCCTCCAGAACCACGATGGGAAGCCTGCAGCATCGAGCCCCGAGGCccaggcggaggcggaggcggggGAGCCAGGCAGGACCAGTGACCCACAGACCTCCATCCACAACGCCCTCGTGGCACAT CTCTTCCAGAAGTGTCGGCTGGTACAGAGGATCCTTGACGCCTGGGAGGAGaatgataaaataca GGCGGAGGGCGGCACCAGGAGAGGCAACATGGGTCACCTGACCAGGATTGCCAACATGGTGGTGCAGAACCTGGAGAAAGGACCAGTACAGGCCCAGATCGCTGACCTCATCAAAG GTGTGGTCTGCTCATTTGCAGAGCTGCCAGAAGACTGCAGAGGTCGCTGGGAGAGCTTCGTGGACGAAACCCTGAGAGAGACGAACAGGAGGAACACAGTGGAGCTG GTGAGCACCCACAACATGCACTCCTCCAGTGAGGACGACGACATGGAGAGCCCCTTCCCCAACGACCTGTCTCTCCAACAG GCCTTCTCCGACTATCAGATCCAACAGATGACTGCCAACTTTGTGGATCAGTTTGGGTTCAATGATGAGGAGTTCAGCGAGCACGATGAAAATATCAA TGCCACATTTGACAGAATTGCCGAAATAAACTTCAATCTAGATGCTGATGATAATAGT GCCAATGCGGCTGCTTTTGAAGCCTGCTGTAAAGAGAGGATACGCCAGTTTGATGAcgctgatgaggaagaggacatttgggaggagaaggagataaACTATGCAACACAAGTCAAATCCAGAACAAG GTTTGGGGTGTCCCACCCCTCGGAGGGAAGCTCCAGGAGCAGCCTGGAGAACGGAGGCCGGGAGCGGGACCGCGGGTCTGAATCCGACGAGGACGAGGACTCTGCACAGAATGTCTCAGACGGAG GTCCAGGCTGGACAGCGAGTTTCGGGGACTCTGGAGGGACTGCGGCAACCCAAACTCCAGGAGGGTGGGACGGCTCAACCGGGAGCGGAGGAGACGCCCAGGAGACGGGCTGGGCCAACTTCACCGAGTTCCAGCCTTTCTGCGG TACGGAGTCGGGTCCCAGATGCAGCTCTCCTGTGGACTCGGGCAGCAGCGACACAGATAAACAAGCGAAGCAAAACCACGATAAGAGCG cgGTCAGTGTCTCCTCTGGTTCGTGGCCGgtgggagaagggaggaaggctCCCCTCGTGGCCTCGGACAGCAGCTCCTCCGGGGGATCCGACAGCGAGGAGGACGACAAGACCGCCGCCGCTAGCTCCGCCCCCGCCGCAGCCACAGCCGTCGCCTCGGAAACGGCCAGTGCCCACGGCAACAAGAAAGCTGACCTCAAAAG CGAGGAGAGTCCAGTGTCTCTGGAGAAACTGTCTCTGTCGGACCCTCCTAAAGCCTCGGAGCAGCCGCCTGCTGGAGACGCAACCACAACACAGACTGATAGGAA AGAGGAAACGCCACCGCCCCAGGAGGTGTCGGTCAACGGGCCGGTTTGA
- the ppp6r2a gene encoding serine/threonine-protein phosphatase 6 regulatory subunit 2a isoform X1: MFWKFDLHTTSHIDQLLDREDVTLRELMEEDDVLQECKAQNRRLLLFLSQDHCMQELVSLITTEPPADLEERSRFKFPNIACELLTSDVSIMNDKLGGDESLLEMLYHFLEQDPPLNPLLASFFSKTIGNLIARKTEQVISFLRKKEGFIGLVLKHIDASAMMDLLLRLISCVEPAPLRQEVLNWLNEEKLIQRLTELIHTGKDEERQSNASQTLCDIIRLSRDQANQMQENVEADPLLAVLESQESVAGLLKTMFEGERSEASIVNGTQVLLTLLETRRSGLEGLMDLYSQGYERSYTVSSSILNAIEPHLKDFQQLLLDPPKKSAILTTVGVLEEPLGNARLHVARLVAALLQTSAPSICQELCNLATMDLLLDLFFKYSWNNFLHFQVELCVASILNHPSAEERPIPGLQNHDGKPAASSPEAQAEAEAGEPGRTSDPQTSIHNALVAHLFQKCRLVQRILDAWEENDKIQAEGGTRRGNMGHLTRIANMVVQNLEKGPVQAQIADLIKGVVCSFAELPEDCRGRWESFVDETLRETNRRNTVELVSTHNMHSSSEDDDMESPFPNDLSLQQAFSDYQIQQMTANFVDQFGFNDEEFSEHDENINATFDRIAEINFNLDADDNSANAAAFEACCKERIRQFDDADEEEDIWEEKEINYATQVKSRTRFGVSHPSEGSSRSSLENGGRERDRGSESDEDEDSAQNVSDGGRREDGKDPHSPGWTASFGDSGGTAATQTPGGWDGSTGSGGDAQETGWANFTEFQPFCGTESGPRCSSPVDSGSSDTDKQAKQNHDKSAVSVSSGSWPVGEGRKAPLVASDSSSSGGSDSEEDDKTAAASSAPAAATAVASETASAHGNKKADLKSEESPVSLEKLSLSDPPKASEQPPAGDATTTQTDRKEETPPPQEVSVNGPV, from the exons ATGTTTTGGAAGTTCGACCTGCACACCACCTCCCACATCGACCAGCTGCTGGACAGGGAGGACGTGACGCTGAGAGAgctgatggaggaggatgaCGTCCTGCAGGAGTGCAAGGCCCAGAACCGCcggctgctcctcttcctctcccaggaCCACTGTATGCAGGAGCTGGTCAGCCTCATCACCACAGAGCCTCCCGCcgacctggaggagaggagccgcTTCAA GTTTCCCAACATAGCTTGTGAGCTCCTGACCTCAGATGTGTCCATTATGAACGACAAGCTGGGCGGGGACGAGTCTCTTCTGGAGATGCTGTACCACTTCCTGGAGCAGGACCCGCCCCTCAACCCGCTACTGGCCAGCTTCTTCAGCAAGACCATTGGCAACCTCATTGCCAGGAAAACTGAACAG GTGATTTCGTTTCTGAGGAAAAAGGAAGGCTTCATTGGTCTGGTGCTGAAACACATCGACGCCTCAGCCATGATGGACCTGCTGCTTCGCCTCATCAGCTGTGTGGAGCCTGCCCCCTTGAGGCAGGAGGTCCTCAAT TGGCTGAACGAGGAGAAGTTGATTCAGAGACTCACAGAGCTAATCCATACTGGCAAAGATGAGGAG AGACAATCAAATGCGTCCCAAACGCTTTGTGACATCATCCGCCTTAGTCGAGACCAAGCCAATCAGATGCAGGAGAACGTGGAGGCTGACCCACTATTGGCTGTGTTAGAGTC gcaGGAGAGTGTAGCGGGGCTCCTGAAGACCAtgtttgagggagagaggagcgaggccTCCATCGTTAACGGAACTCAAGTGCTACTTACCTTACTGGAGACCAGGAGGTCTGG GTTGGAAGGGCTGATGGATCTGTATTCTCAGGGTTATGAAAGGTCTTACACTGTCAGCAGCAGTATTTTAAATGCCATTGAGCCCCATTTAAAGGACTTCCAGCAGCTTCTCCTGGATCCCCCCAAG AAAAGTGCAATATTGACGACCGTTGGCGTTCTAGAGGAGCCGCTGGGGAACGCCCGCCTTCACGTGGCCCGGCTGGTGGCCGCCCTGCTGCAGACCAGCGCCCCCAGTATCTGCCAGGAGCTCTGCAATCTTGCCACCATGGACCTACTACTG gatCTGTTCTTCAAGTACTCCTGGAATAACTTTTTGCACTTCCAAGTGGAGCTGTGTGTGGCGTCTATCCTGAACCACCCCTCTGCAGAAGAGCGGCCCATCCCGGGCCTCCAGAACCACGATGGGAAGCCTGCAGCATCGAGCCCCGAGGCccaggcggaggcggaggcggggGAGCCAGGCAGGACCAGTGACCCACAGACCTCCATCCACAACGCCCTCGTGGCACAT CTCTTCCAGAAGTGTCGGCTGGTACAGAGGATCCTTGACGCCTGGGAGGAGaatgataaaataca GGCGGAGGGCGGCACCAGGAGAGGCAACATGGGTCACCTGACCAGGATTGCCAACATGGTGGTGCAGAACCTGGAGAAAGGACCAGTACAGGCCCAGATCGCTGACCTCATCAAAG GTGTGGTCTGCTCATTTGCAGAGCTGCCAGAAGACTGCAGAGGTCGCTGGGAGAGCTTCGTGGACGAAACCCTGAGAGAGACGAACAGGAGGAACACAGTGGAGCTG GTGAGCACCCACAACATGCACTCCTCCAGTGAGGACGACGACATGGAGAGCCCCTTCCCCAACGACCTGTCTCTCCAACAG GCCTTCTCCGACTATCAGATCCAACAGATGACTGCCAACTTTGTGGATCAGTTTGGGTTCAATGATGAGGAGTTCAGCGAGCACGATGAAAATATCAA TGCCACATTTGACAGAATTGCCGAAATAAACTTCAATCTAGATGCTGATGATAATAGT GCCAATGCGGCTGCTTTTGAAGCCTGCTGTAAAGAGAGGATACGCCAGTTTGATGAcgctgatgaggaagaggacatttgggaggagaaggagataaACTATGCAACACAAGTCAAATCCAGAACAAG GTTTGGGGTGTCCCACCCCTCGGAGGGAAGCTCCAGGAGCAGCCTGGAGAACGGAGGCCGGGAGCGGGACCGCGGGTCTGAATCCGACGAGGACGAGGACTCTGCACAGAATGTCTCAGACGGAGGTAGACGGGAGGACGGCAAAGACCCACACA GTCCAGGCTGGACAGCGAGTTTCGGGGACTCTGGAGGGACTGCGGCAACCCAAACTCCAGGAGGGTGGGACGGCTCAACCGGGAGCGGAGGAGACGCCCAGGAGACGGGCTGGGCCAACTTCACCGAGTTCCAGCCTTTCTGCGG TACGGAGTCGGGTCCCAGATGCAGCTCTCCTGTGGACTCGGGCAGCAGCGACACAGATAAACAAGCGAAGCAAAACCACGATAAGAGCG cgGTCAGTGTCTCCTCTGGTTCGTGGCCGgtgggagaagggaggaaggctCCCCTCGTGGCCTCGGACAGCAGCTCCTCCGGGGGATCCGACAGCGAGGAGGACGACAAGACCGCCGCCGCTAGCTCCGCCCCCGCCGCAGCCACAGCCGTCGCCTCGGAAACGGCCAGTGCCCACGGCAACAAGAAAGCTGACCTCAAAAG CGAGGAGAGTCCAGTGTCTCTGGAGAAACTGTCTCTGTCGGACCCTCCTAAAGCCTCGGAGCAGCCGCCTGCTGGAGACGCAACCACAACACAGACTGATAGGAA AGAGGAAACGCCACCGCCCCAGGAGGTGTCGGTCAACGGGCCGGTTTGA